One part of the Musa acuminata AAA Group cultivar baxijiao chromosome BXJ1-5, Cavendish_Baxijiao_AAA, whole genome shotgun sequence genome encodes these proteins:
- the LOC103983807 gene encoding TNF receptor-associated factor homolog 1a isoform X2: MAGTITEDHGMSLRYSATEGMLSEQRCLSGDSITEWRSREQFENGAPSTSPPYWDTDDDDDCGPKPSELYGKHTWKIENFSTINKRELRGDAFEIGGYKWFILVYPQGCDVCNHLSLFLSVANHEKLLPGWSHFAQFTIAVVNKDPKKSKYSDTLHRFWKKEHDWGWKKFMELSKVYDGFVVADTLVIKAQVQVIREKADRPFRCLDCQYRRELVRVYLSNVEQICRHFLEERIGKLSKFVEDKVRWPSFRAFWSETDPNARQHMSRDKTDAILKVAVKHFFIEKEVTSTLIMDSLYSGLKALEFQSKNMNGRDKSVDLEELPAPMVHVDKDLFVLADDVIVLIERVVSDSLSHQPLPSKDDKCLQNRIKDGSSGDEFNKASIERDERRLMELGRRTIEIFVLVHIFSRIEVSYQEAVALKRQEELIREEEAAGQAENELKSKRGVTEKEKRAKKKQAKQKRNSRKGKERGKDERCNQVPERLQQETPSEERISDSFLQQEIPSVERISDSFPSERVELVTEKIGTLEDASDVSDTGDDVIEVLQPGSNDRDSSPSNWDIDTSETHLAAEASVSDVQNGQSEKRSQSAMDDSSSTCSTDSVPSVTMSGPYKGITLQSNNNIQSRNRGKGRNEETHERMGLTNGGHIPRSETTLVDGHSHDVTGSKVSRPESEASVFSLKGEMQRLEKNLAEKEEVASLQKKLTPNDQVDSEKHSSSPSLGKKISNIPQQPKQLSVITTSVAVSTTATISVEPTSSKEQPSSSTAQTDKVPAIASRSPPIVSSIQSEAPKQNTQAKINGPHQFNATSRPYSAPLIPAPRPTVPIPSTVQAVPLLSRSVSAAGRLGNDPSPTAPSFVPQSYRNAIIGKSTSARGSCLNDDTTSCSQSVAYSHSPSMFLSSTSMLPPQTPTRMEHPSLRHGLTFGCLKPEVVHSQHLGRDDSYHESSSSSSQSFGSSLGDSMGKLNVYGKSLAQKYPAESASRVTPYHVQGTTVGDEFPHLDIINDLLDDEQNVGRTARSPQYAFSRQFSFPGNLSSADTGSLGSSGQFEQLDQYYDEGFHRGYGASNNPPEGLRDGRMQQMDLLAYANRQFDGLMRNQQPYGITDLSMLGLRDADVNGYSYQLQDYFARGGNGYLYRP, from the exons ATGGCCGGAACTATtacagaggatcatgggatgagccTTAGGTATTCAGCCACAGAGGGAATGTTGAGCGAGCAGCGTTGCCTGTCGGGTGATTCAATTACAGAATGGCGGTCTCGTGAGCAGTTCGAGAACGGGGCACCTTCCACTTCACCCCCTTATTGGGAtactgacgatgatgatgattgtG GGCCAAAGCCGTCTGAGCTCTATGGAAAACATACATGGAAGATTGAGAATTTCTCAACAATAAACAAAAGAGAATTGCGAGGTGATGCATTTGAAATTGGTGGTTACAAGTG GTTCATTTTGGTCTACCCACAGGGTTGTGATGTCTGCAATcatctttctttgtttctttctgtTGCTAATCACGAGAAACTTCTGCCAG GTTGGAGTCATTTTGCACAGTTTACGATAGCTGTAGTTAACAAAGACCCAAAAAAATCAAAGTACTCTG ATACATTACACAGGTTTTGGAAGAAGGAACATGATTGGGGTTGGAAAAAATTCATGGAGTTGTCAAAAGTTTATGATGGCTTTGTTGTCGCTGACACTCTTGTTATCAAAGCCCAAGTTCAAGTTATTAG GGAGAAAGCAGATCGACCTTTCCGTTGTCTTGATTGCCAATACAGAAGGGAACTGGTTCGAGTGTATTTGTCAAATGTAGAGCAAATTTGCCGTCATTTTCTGGAAGAAAGAATAGGCAAGCTTAGCAAATTTGTTGAAGATAAAGTCAGGTGGCCCAG TTTTCGTGCTTTTTGGTCAGAAACCGATCCAAATGCGAGGCAGCACATGTCAAGAGACAAAACAGATGCTATATTGAAAGTTGCTGTCAAGCATTTTTTCATAGAGAAAGAAGTTACATCAACTTTAATTATGGATTCTCTATACAGTGGGCTGAAAGCTCTTGAATTCCAGAGCAAGAACATGAATGGAAGAGATAAATCAGTAGACTTAGAGGAATTACCAGCTCCTATGGTACATGTTGATAAAGATTTGTTTGTGTTGGCTGATGATGTAATCGTTTTGATCGAAAGAGTCGTATCAGATTCATTGTCTCATCAGCCTTTGCCTTCAAAAGATGACAAGTGTTTGCAGAACCGTATAAAG GATGGAAGTTCTGGAGATGAATTTAACAAGGCTTCTATTGAGCGAGATGAAAGGCGACTTATGGAGCTGGGTCGCAGGACTATTGAAATTTTTGTCCTGGTTCACATATTCAG TAGGATCGAAGTTTCCTACCAGGAGGCTGTTGCTTTAAAGAGGCAGGAGGAGCTTATTCGGGAGGAAGAAGCAGCTGGCCAAGCTGAAAATGAGCTTAAGTCTAAGCGTGGTGTTACTGAAAAGGAAAAGCGTGCAAAGAAAAAACAG GCTAAACAGAAGCGTAATAGTCGCAAAGGTAAAGAGAGAGGAAAGGATGAGAGGTGTAATCAAGTACCGGAAAGACTTCAACAGGAAACTCCATCGGAAGAAAGGATTTCAGATAGCTTCCTCCAACAGGAAATTCCATCAGTAGAAAGGATTTCAGATAGCTTCCCTTCTGAGCGGGTAGAATTGGTTACTGAAAAGATTGGTACCCTGGAAGATGCATCTGACGTGTCTGACACTGGAGATGATGTCATTGAGGTTCTGCAACCGGGATCAAATGACAGAGATTCCAGTCCTAGTAATTGGGATATAGATACATCAGAAACTCATCtggccgctgaagctagtgtcagTGATGTACAAAATGGGCAAAGTGAAAAGAGGAGCCAATCTGCAATGGACGACAGCTCCTCAACATGCTCAACTGATTCAGTCCCCTCTGTTACCATGAGTGGACCATACAAAGGAATCACTTTACAAAGCAACAACAATATCCAGTCTCGCAACAG AGGAAAAGGTCGGAATGAGGAAACACATGAACGGATGGGTTTAACTAATGGTGGGCATATTCCACGATCTGAAACAACTCTTGTTGATGGCCATTCACATGATGTCACTGGCAGCAAGGTCTCACGACCTGAATCAGAGGCCAGTGTATTCTCCCTAAAGGGTGAGATGCAGCGGCTTGAGAAAAATCTAGCTGAAAAG GAGGAAGTTGCTTCTCTTCAAAAGAAACTAACTCCCAATGATCAGGTTGATTCAGAGAAACATTCTTCTTCACCTAGCCTTGGTAAAAAGATATCCAACATTCCACAGCAGCCTAAGCAGTTGTCTGTGATAACCACCTCCGTGGCTGTTTCCACCACTGCCACCATCTCAGTGGAGCCAACATCTTCTAAAGAGCAACCATCAAGCAGCACTGCACAAACTGATAAGGTTCCAGCTATTGCATCAAGATCACCCCCAATTGTGTCCAGTATTCAGTCTGAAGCTCCGAAGCAAAACACACAAGCAAAGATTAATGGTCCACACCAATTCAATGCAACATCAAGGCCTTATAGTGCTCCTCTCATCCCAGCACCAAGGCCTACTGTGCCCATTCCTTCCACAGTTCAAGCAGTACCTCTACTTTCACGCTCTGTGAGTGCAGCTGGTCGATTAGGCAATGATCCTTCTCCAACTGCCCCAAGTTTCGTTCCACAGTCATATAGAAATGCCATAATTGGTAAAAGCACAAGTGCAAGGGGATCttgtttaaatgatgatactacaTCCTGCAGCCAAAGTGTTGCTTATTCGCATTCTCCATCAATGTTTTTATCATCTACATCTATGCTTCCACCTCAGACTCCTACAAGGATGGAGCATCCATCACTTCGGCATGGATTGACCTTTGGTTGCCTTAAGCCTGAAGTAGTCCACAGCCAGCACCTTGGGAGAGATGACAGCTACCATGaatccagcagcagcagcagtcagAGTTTTGGCTCAAGTCTCGGGGATAGCATGGGGAAGCTCAATGTTTATGGAAAATCACTTGCACAGAAATATCCAGCTGAGAGTGCCTCCAGGGTTACCCCATATCATGTCCAAGGGACGACGGTAGGGGATGAGTTCCCCCACCTTGACATCATCAATGATTTGCTAGATGATGAACAGAACGTTGGAAGGACAGCAAGAAGTCCCCAGTATGCCTTCAGTCGGCAGTTCTCCTTTCCGGGTAATTTGTCTTCCGCCGACACCGGGTCACTAGGTAGCTCTGGCCAGTTTGAACAACTGGATCAGTACTATGATGAGGGCTTCCATAGGGGCTACGGTGCATCCAATAACCCTCCCGAAGGGCTGAGGGATGGACGAATGCAGCAGATGGATCTTTTGGCCTATGCTAATCGACAGTTTGATGGACTGATGCGGAACCAGCAGCCTTATGGAATTACTGATCTATCGATGCTCGGCCTGAGGGATGCAGATGTGAATGGATACTCTTACCAGCTTCAAGACTATTTTGCAAGAGGCGGGAACGGATACTTGTACCGTCCTTGA
- the LOC135581296 gene encoding flowering locus K homology domain-like isoform X1: protein MDGLPENIVEEEVAVETENSHETKQEHDDLTATEAGEKKWPGWPGESVFRILVPAHKVGGLIGRKGEFIKKLCEESRARIKILEGPPGVAERAVMISAKEEPDASIPPAMDALLRVHKWIIDGLDGESGRAPPGSDNTVSTRLLVSATQAGSLIGKQGATIKAIQEASSATARVLDNLPPVALPDDRVVEIQGEPNGTHKAVELIATHLRKYLVDRSVLPLFEKRLSLSNVHMEQNMPAAQTWSQPQGLPPNSGGLGYGGNPQFIPPRPHHNFYPPPERPLLEKQPHHGISLYGQNTSPMGIHSAANQHAPTMISQVTQHMQISLSYADAVIGEAGANISYIRRSSGATITIQESRGVPGEMTVEITGSATQVQTAQQLIQNFMAAAAAPQPSTVGSSDHGYSSYQAHGPMYGSPANAGPYGSSTYGANYGY from the exons ATGGATGGCCTTCCGGAGAATATTGTGGAAGAAGAGGTGGCTGTAGAGACTGAGAACTCACATGAAACCAAACAAGAGCATGACGATTTGACGGCAACTGAAGCTGGTGAAAAGAAGTGGCCTGGATGGCCTGGAGAGAGTGTTTTTCGTATATTGGTTCCTGCTCATAAGGTAGGTGGTCTCATTGGCCGCAAAGGAGAGTTCATCAAAAAATTGTGCGAGGAATCAAGAGCTCGGATTAAGATCCTTGAAGGACCTCCTGGAGTGGCAGAAAGAGCA GTAATGATTTCAGCAAAGGAGGAACCTGATGCTTCCATTCCTCCTGCTATGGATGCTCTTCTCAGAGTTCATAAATGGATAATTGATGGTTTAGACGGGGAGTCTGGTCGTGCTCCACCAGGTTCTGATAACACAGTGTCCACAAGATTGCTTGTGTCTGCTACACAAGCAGGAAGTCTCATTGGTAAACAGGGAGCAACCATAAAAGCCATTCAGGAAGCTTCTAGTGCTACTGCTCGTGTCCTTG ACAATCTTCCTCCTGTTGCGCTGCCAGATGATAGAGTTGTTGAGATACAAGGAGAACCAAACGGAACACATAAAGCAGTTGAACTAATTGCAACTCATTTAAGGAAGTATCTAGTAGATCGCAGTGTTCTTCCTTTGTTTGAAAAGCGT TTGTCATTGTCAAATGTGCACATGGAACAGAACATGCCCGCcgctcaaacttggagccaacccCAAGGTCTCCCCCCTAATTCTGGTGGCTTAGGCTATGGTGGCAACCCTCAGTTCATTCCTCCACGGCCACATCATAATTTTTACCCTCCACCGGAACGTCCCCTTTTAGAAAAGCAACCCCATCATGGTATATCTTTGTATGGGCAAAACACATCTCCAATGGGCATTCACTCGGCAGCAAATCAACATGCACCAACAATGATTTCTCAG GTTACACAGCATATGCAGATTTCACTTTCATATGCTGATGCTGTAATTGGAGAAGCTGGTGCAAATATTAGCTACATCCGTCGTTCTAGTGGGGCAACCATAACCATACAAGAATCAAGGGGGGTCCCAGGAGAGATGACTGTTGAGATTACTGGCAGTGCTACACAAGTTCAAACTGCTCAGCAGTTGATACAG AATTTCATGGCTGCAGCTGCAGCTCCCCAGCCGAGCACAGTAGGTTCCAGCGATCATGGTTACAGTTCATATCAAGCTCATGGCCCGATGTACGGATCTCCGGCCAATGCTGGACCCTATGGTTCCTCAACCTATGGAGCAAACTATGGGTATTAG
- the LOC103983807 gene encoding TNF receptor-associated factor homolog 1a isoform X1, with amino-acid sequence MAGTITEDHGMSLRYSATEGMLSEQRCLSGDSITEWRSREQFENGAPSTSPPYWDTDDDDDCGPKPSELYGKHTWKIENFSTINKRELRGDAFEIGGYKWFILVYPQGCDVCNHLSLFLSVANHEKLLPGWSHFAQFTIAVVNKDPKKSKYSDTLHRFWKKEHDWGWKKFMELSKVYDGFVVADTLVIKAQVQVIREKADRPFRCLDCQYRRELVRVYLSNVEQICRHFLEERIGKLSKFVEDKVRWPSFRAFWSETDPNARQHMSRDKTDAILKVAVKHFFIEKEVTSTLIMDSLYSGLKALEFQSKNMNGRDKSVDLEELPAPMVHVDKDLFVLADDVIVLIERVVSDSLSHQPLPSKDDKCLQNRIKDGSSGDEFNKASIERDERRLMELGRRTIEIFVLVHIFSSRIEVSYQEAVALKRQEELIREEEAAGQAENELKSKRGVTEKEKRAKKKQAKQKRNSRKGKERGKDERCNQVPERLQQETPSEERISDSFLQQEIPSVERISDSFPSERVELVTEKIGTLEDASDVSDTGDDVIEVLQPGSNDRDSSPSNWDIDTSETHLAAEASVSDVQNGQSEKRSQSAMDDSSSTCSTDSVPSVTMSGPYKGITLQSNNNIQSRNRGKGRNEETHERMGLTNGGHIPRSETTLVDGHSHDVTGSKVSRPESEASVFSLKGEMQRLEKNLAEKEEVASLQKKLTPNDQVDSEKHSSSPSLGKKISNIPQQPKQLSVITTSVAVSTTATISVEPTSSKEQPSSSTAQTDKVPAIASRSPPIVSSIQSEAPKQNTQAKINGPHQFNATSRPYSAPLIPAPRPTVPIPSTVQAVPLLSRSVSAAGRLGNDPSPTAPSFVPQSYRNAIIGKSTSARGSCLNDDTTSCSQSVAYSHSPSMFLSSTSMLPPQTPTRMEHPSLRHGLTFGCLKPEVVHSQHLGRDDSYHESSSSSSQSFGSSLGDSMGKLNVYGKSLAQKYPAESASRVTPYHVQGTTVGDEFPHLDIINDLLDDEQNVGRTARSPQYAFSRQFSFPGNLSSADTGSLGSSGQFEQLDQYYDEGFHRGYGASNNPPEGLRDGRMQQMDLLAYANRQFDGLMRNQQPYGITDLSMLGLRDADVNGYSYQLQDYFARGGNGYLYRP; translated from the exons ATGGCCGGAACTATtacagaggatcatgggatgagccTTAGGTATTCAGCCACAGAGGGAATGTTGAGCGAGCAGCGTTGCCTGTCGGGTGATTCAATTACAGAATGGCGGTCTCGTGAGCAGTTCGAGAACGGGGCACCTTCCACTTCACCCCCTTATTGGGAtactgacgatgatgatgattgtG GGCCAAAGCCGTCTGAGCTCTATGGAAAACATACATGGAAGATTGAGAATTTCTCAACAATAAACAAAAGAGAATTGCGAGGTGATGCATTTGAAATTGGTGGTTACAAGTG GTTCATTTTGGTCTACCCACAGGGTTGTGATGTCTGCAATcatctttctttgtttctttctgtTGCTAATCACGAGAAACTTCTGCCAG GTTGGAGTCATTTTGCACAGTTTACGATAGCTGTAGTTAACAAAGACCCAAAAAAATCAAAGTACTCTG ATACATTACACAGGTTTTGGAAGAAGGAACATGATTGGGGTTGGAAAAAATTCATGGAGTTGTCAAAAGTTTATGATGGCTTTGTTGTCGCTGACACTCTTGTTATCAAAGCCCAAGTTCAAGTTATTAG GGAGAAAGCAGATCGACCTTTCCGTTGTCTTGATTGCCAATACAGAAGGGAACTGGTTCGAGTGTATTTGTCAAATGTAGAGCAAATTTGCCGTCATTTTCTGGAAGAAAGAATAGGCAAGCTTAGCAAATTTGTTGAAGATAAAGTCAGGTGGCCCAG TTTTCGTGCTTTTTGGTCAGAAACCGATCCAAATGCGAGGCAGCACATGTCAAGAGACAAAACAGATGCTATATTGAAAGTTGCTGTCAAGCATTTTTTCATAGAGAAAGAAGTTACATCAACTTTAATTATGGATTCTCTATACAGTGGGCTGAAAGCTCTTGAATTCCAGAGCAAGAACATGAATGGAAGAGATAAATCAGTAGACTTAGAGGAATTACCAGCTCCTATGGTACATGTTGATAAAGATTTGTTTGTGTTGGCTGATGATGTAATCGTTTTGATCGAAAGAGTCGTATCAGATTCATTGTCTCATCAGCCTTTGCCTTCAAAAGATGACAAGTGTTTGCAGAACCGTATAAAG GATGGAAGTTCTGGAGATGAATTTAACAAGGCTTCTATTGAGCGAGATGAAAGGCGACTTATGGAGCTGGGTCGCAGGACTATTGAAATTTTTGTCCTGGTTCACATATTCAG CAGTAGGATCGAAGTTTCCTACCAGGAGGCTGTTGCTTTAAAGAGGCAGGAGGAGCTTATTCGGGAGGAAGAAGCAGCTGGCCAAGCTGAAAATGAGCTTAAGTCTAAGCGTGGTGTTACTGAAAAGGAAAAGCGTGCAAAGAAAAAACAG GCTAAACAGAAGCGTAATAGTCGCAAAGGTAAAGAGAGAGGAAAGGATGAGAGGTGTAATCAAGTACCGGAAAGACTTCAACAGGAAACTCCATCGGAAGAAAGGATTTCAGATAGCTTCCTCCAACAGGAAATTCCATCAGTAGAAAGGATTTCAGATAGCTTCCCTTCTGAGCGGGTAGAATTGGTTACTGAAAAGATTGGTACCCTGGAAGATGCATCTGACGTGTCTGACACTGGAGATGATGTCATTGAGGTTCTGCAACCGGGATCAAATGACAGAGATTCCAGTCCTAGTAATTGGGATATAGATACATCAGAAACTCATCtggccgctgaagctagtgtcagTGATGTACAAAATGGGCAAAGTGAAAAGAGGAGCCAATCTGCAATGGACGACAGCTCCTCAACATGCTCAACTGATTCAGTCCCCTCTGTTACCATGAGTGGACCATACAAAGGAATCACTTTACAAAGCAACAACAATATCCAGTCTCGCAACAG AGGAAAAGGTCGGAATGAGGAAACACATGAACGGATGGGTTTAACTAATGGTGGGCATATTCCACGATCTGAAACAACTCTTGTTGATGGCCATTCACATGATGTCACTGGCAGCAAGGTCTCACGACCTGAATCAGAGGCCAGTGTATTCTCCCTAAAGGGTGAGATGCAGCGGCTTGAGAAAAATCTAGCTGAAAAG GAGGAAGTTGCTTCTCTTCAAAAGAAACTAACTCCCAATGATCAGGTTGATTCAGAGAAACATTCTTCTTCACCTAGCCTTGGTAAAAAGATATCCAACATTCCACAGCAGCCTAAGCAGTTGTCTGTGATAACCACCTCCGTGGCTGTTTCCACCACTGCCACCATCTCAGTGGAGCCAACATCTTCTAAAGAGCAACCATCAAGCAGCACTGCACAAACTGATAAGGTTCCAGCTATTGCATCAAGATCACCCCCAATTGTGTCCAGTATTCAGTCTGAAGCTCCGAAGCAAAACACACAAGCAAAGATTAATGGTCCACACCAATTCAATGCAACATCAAGGCCTTATAGTGCTCCTCTCATCCCAGCACCAAGGCCTACTGTGCCCATTCCTTCCACAGTTCAAGCAGTACCTCTACTTTCACGCTCTGTGAGTGCAGCTGGTCGATTAGGCAATGATCCTTCTCCAACTGCCCCAAGTTTCGTTCCACAGTCATATAGAAATGCCATAATTGGTAAAAGCACAAGTGCAAGGGGATCttgtttaaatgatgatactacaTCCTGCAGCCAAAGTGTTGCTTATTCGCATTCTCCATCAATGTTTTTATCATCTACATCTATGCTTCCACCTCAGACTCCTACAAGGATGGAGCATCCATCACTTCGGCATGGATTGACCTTTGGTTGCCTTAAGCCTGAAGTAGTCCACAGCCAGCACCTTGGGAGAGATGACAGCTACCATGaatccagcagcagcagcagtcagAGTTTTGGCTCAAGTCTCGGGGATAGCATGGGGAAGCTCAATGTTTATGGAAAATCACTTGCACAGAAATATCCAGCTGAGAGTGCCTCCAGGGTTACCCCATATCATGTCCAAGGGACGACGGTAGGGGATGAGTTCCCCCACCTTGACATCATCAATGATTTGCTAGATGATGAACAGAACGTTGGAAGGACAGCAAGAAGTCCCCAGTATGCCTTCAGTCGGCAGTTCTCCTTTCCGGGTAATTTGTCTTCCGCCGACACCGGGTCACTAGGTAGCTCTGGCCAGTTTGAACAACTGGATCAGTACTATGATGAGGGCTTCCATAGGGGCTACGGTGCATCCAATAACCCTCCCGAAGGGCTGAGGGATGGACGAATGCAGCAGATGGATCTTTTGGCCTATGCTAATCGACAGTTTGATGGACTGATGCGGAACCAGCAGCCTTATGGAATTACTGATCTATCGATGCTCGGCCTGAGGGATGCAGATGTGAATGGATACTCTTACCAGCTTCAAGACTATTTTGCAAGAGGCGGGAACGGATACTTGTACCGTCCTTGA
- the LOC135581296 gene encoding flowering locus K homology domain-like isoform X2 has translation MDGLPENIVEEEVAVETENSHETKQEHDDLTATEAGEKKWPGWPGESVFRILVPAHKVGGLIGRKGEFIKKLCEESRARIKILEGPPGVAERAVMISAKEEPDASIPPAMDALLRVHKWIIDGLDGESGRAPPGSDNTVSTRLLVSATQAGSLIGKQGATIKAIQEASSATARVLDNLPPVALPDDRVVEIQGEPNGTHKAVELIATHLRKYLVDRSVLPLFEKRNMPAAQTWSQPQGLPPNSGGLGYGGNPQFIPPRPHHNFYPPPERPLLEKQPHHGISLYGQNTSPMGIHSAANQHAPTMISQVTQHMQISLSYADAVIGEAGANISYIRRSSGATITIQESRGVPGEMTVEITGSATQVQTAQQLIQNFMAAAAAPQPSTVGSSDHGYSSYQAHGPMYGSPANAGPYGSSTYGANYGY, from the exons ATGGATGGCCTTCCGGAGAATATTGTGGAAGAAGAGGTGGCTGTAGAGACTGAGAACTCACATGAAACCAAACAAGAGCATGACGATTTGACGGCAACTGAAGCTGGTGAAAAGAAGTGGCCTGGATGGCCTGGAGAGAGTGTTTTTCGTATATTGGTTCCTGCTCATAAGGTAGGTGGTCTCATTGGCCGCAAAGGAGAGTTCATCAAAAAATTGTGCGAGGAATCAAGAGCTCGGATTAAGATCCTTGAAGGACCTCCTGGAGTGGCAGAAAGAGCA GTAATGATTTCAGCAAAGGAGGAACCTGATGCTTCCATTCCTCCTGCTATGGATGCTCTTCTCAGAGTTCATAAATGGATAATTGATGGTTTAGACGGGGAGTCTGGTCGTGCTCCACCAGGTTCTGATAACACAGTGTCCACAAGATTGCTTGTGTCTGCTACACAAGCAGGAAGTCTCATTGGTAAACAGGGAGCAACCATAAAAGCCATTCAGGAAGCTTCTAGTGCTACTGCTCGTGTCCTTG ACAATCTTCCTCCTGTTGCGCTGCCAGATGATAGAGTTGTTGAGATACAAGGAGAACCAAACGGAACACATAAAGCAGTTGAACTAATTGCAACTCATTTAAGGAAGTATCTAGTAGATCGCAGTGTTCTTCCTTTGTTTGAAAAGCGT AACATGCCCGCcgctcaaacttggagccaacccCAAGGTCTCCCCCCTAATTCTGGTGGCTTAGGCTATGGTGGCAACCCTCAGTTCATTCCTCCACGGCCACATCATAATTTTTACCCTCCACCGGAACGTCCCCTTTTAGAAAAGCAACCCCATCATGGTATATCTTTGTATGGGCAAAACACATCTCCAATGGGCATTCACTCGGCAGCAAATCAACATGCACCAACAATGATTTCTCAG GTTACACAGCATATGCAGATTTCACTTTCATATGCTGATGCTGTAATTGGAGAAGCTGGTGCAAATATTAGCTACATCCGTCGTTCTAGTGGGGCAACCATAACCATACAAGAATCAAGGGGGGTCCCAGGAGAGATGACTGTTGAGATTACTGGCAGTGCTACACAAGTTCAAACTGCTCAGCAGTTGATACAG AATTTCATGGCTGCAGCTGCAGCTCCCCAGCCGAGCACAGTAGGTTCCAGCGATCATGGTTACAGTTCATATCAAGCTCATGGCCCGATGTACGGATCTCCGGCCAATGCTGGACCCTATGGTTCCTCAACCTATGGAGCAAACTATGGGTATTAG